The Vicia villosa cultivar HV-30 ecotype Madison, WI linkage group LG1, Vvil1.0, whole genome shotgun sequence genome includes a region encoding these proteins:
- the LOC131643291 gene encoding uncharacterized protein LOC131643291: protein MNNSSGEEEAATALSRAAKSTDELYLLRDTYFPQNPSDRISKLQQLSDLILNLLDSVPPEERKSPTQRAVFEYLKGKVLDVYPEYKKEAEDHLSKAVKLNPSFADAWLCLGNCIWKKGDLSAAKNCLNLALNKGPDKKILCQLSMLKRKMSQGADNQAELVDESIQHAKEAIALDVKDGDSWYNLGNAYLTSFFVTGGLDHTRLSHSLKAYQNAEKDEGIKSNPDFYFNSATANKYLENYERALSGFEAAALKDPGLNAAEDVQKIVNILDKVDNLLRVHVRAKRIATLAASLAAVNLKSPYRTVTVDLLSEGLNRALAVDGKVLFYISSDGVAPLYYLLCDSNRTCFVLSVYGVREDVIKGGDQLTLLDPCFRDVDVTWKEKHYQFKSIRVDFYEQMLVNGKALTPQQAIHSSIIAQHKP, encoded by the exons ATGAACAATTCAAGCGGCGAAGAAGAAGCAGCAACAGCATTGTCAAGAGCTGCAAAATCCACTGACGAACTTTACCTTCTCCGAGACACCTATTTCCCCCAAAACCCTAGCGATAGAATCTCCAAATTGCAACAACTTTCCGATCTCATTCTCAATCTCCTCGATTCCGTTCCTCCAG AAGAAAGAAAATCGCCTACGCAACGGGCAGTATTTGAATATCTTAAAGGGAAAGTGTTAGATGTATATCCCGAATATAAGAAAGAGGCTGAGGATCATCTATCAAAAGCA GTTAAGTTGAACCCGTCTTTTGCAGATGCTTGGCTATGTTTAGGAAACTGTATTTGGAAAAAAGGAGATTTATCTGCAGCAAAGAACTGTCTCAATCTTGCATTAAACAAG GGTCCTGACAAAAAGATTCTTTGCCAATTATCAATGCTTAAAAGAAAAATGTCTCAAG GTGCGGATAATCAAGCAGAGCTTGTTGATGAAAGCATTCAACATGCAAAGGAAGCAATTGCTTTGGATGTCAAGGATGGAGACTCTTGGT ATAATCTTGGAAATGCATACCTTACGAGTTTTTTTGTCACTGGAGGTTTGGATCATACCAGACTTTCACATTCTTTAAAAGCATATCAAAATGCT GAGAAAGATGAAGGGATCAAGTCCAATCCAGACTTTTACTTTAACAGTGCCACT GCTAACAAATATCTAGAGAACTATGAGAGGGCGCTTAGTGGATTTGAGGCTGCTGCTTTGAAGGATCCAGGTCTCAATGCTGCAGAGGATGTTCAGAAAATTGTCAATATACTTGACAAGGTGGACAATCTTTTAAGG GTACATGTAAGAGCTAAACGAATCGCCACTTTGGCAGCATCATTGGCTGCTGTAAATT TGAAATCGCCCTACAGAACAGTTACCGTAGACCTTCTGTCAGAGGGTCTTAATAGAGCTCTAGCAGTAGATGGGAAGGTATTATTCTATATTAGTAGTGATGGTGTTGCTCCACT ATACTATTTGCTCTGTGATTCAAACCGAACTTGCTTTGTTCTCTCAGTTTATGGTGTACGGGAAGATGTG ATTAAAGGAGGAGACCAGCTCACATTGCTTGATCCTTGTTTTCGCGACGTTGATGTTACCTGGAAGGAGAAG CATTACCAGTTCAAATCTATACGCGTGGATTTCTATGAGCAAATGCTTGTTAATGGAAAAGCTCTGACTCCTCAACAAGCTATTCATTCATCGATAATCGCACAACATAAACCATGA
- the LOC131643290 gene encoding vacuolar-sorting protein BRO1 gives MAASQSSSAAGNTNIMLAIFEKKTNTVDLYRPLRNYITFHYSEREAQNLEDDLQTLKQLRSDIERHSDPSLPARRDLFITYFKALCQVETRFPISPEPEHVNALTFVWFDAFKSKLKASQQNIHLEKGSVLFNLGAVYSQIGLSFDRNTVDGRRQASHAFMGAAGSFAFLRDNASLKISVGSSTTLDLSAECAGMLEKLMLAQAQECVFENTIAKGSTPGVCAKISRQVGLYYEEALAALNVAPLNQHFDKSWIIHVQLKAAIFYAEACYRYGLELHEKEEIAEEISRLKSAVSVLTEAKKNSRGAAAQLLDAINKLEANINRNLERAVKENDRVYLMRVPSHSSLAPLPAFAMVKSMVMSEVLDASKEKMFTSLVPDNSAKALSRYTEMVDHIIRTQAEKLQQASELTRVRLKEMELPDSILALEGNFSLPTNLKEDVEAVQISGGPAGLEAELQQLKDLRRVNQELLVQTEELLQKEAREDAQFRSQFGTKWTRPQSSTLTKNLLDRLNRFAGNLKQAAESDARIERSVREHSALMAILDARPIESALPSLARPIMSFDQNEDAIVGSLKQSLRQLETLGAQRAGLEDMLREMKRKDDILPKLMTSTGSYEDLFKKELAKYDHICEDIGQNIEAQEQLLLQIQAQNDEFSVLFNLEDYKASREKSYKQIEAAIAKFREIKDNINEGLKFYVTLQDAITNVKQQSNDFVMTRNIQCREMIEDVQRQVAGLSFQDKNSGGFNNNYPPVGNQNQRPNTQTDPRHQTPYYQQSEQPPVPSYGHPPPPYGSSHHQPPPPYQIPPTAAAPYPPPQVHQQQPPPNHDYGQPAYPGWRGQYYNAHTHPQQQQPQQPGSGPRPPYTIPSPYPPPHQGGYYKPQ, from the exons ATGGCGGCGTCGCAGTCTTCCTCCGCCGCGGGCAACACCAACATCATGCTCGCCATCTTCGAGAAGAAAACCAATACCGTAGATCTCTACCGTCCCCTCCGCAACTACATCACCTTCCACTACTCCGAACGCGAGGCTCAAAACCTCGAAGACGATCTCCAAACCCTAAAACAACTCCGTTCCGACATCGAACGTCACTCCGATCCTTCTCTCCCCGCACGCCGTGACCTTTTTATAACCTACTTCAAAGCTCTCTGTCAAGTCGAAACGCGGTTCCCGATCTCGCCTGAACCGGAGCACGTCAACGCGCTCACGTTCGTTTGGTTCGATGCTTTCAAATCGAAGCTGAAAGCCTCTCAGCAGAATATTCACCTCGAGAAAGGATCAGTGTTGTTCAATTTGGGCGCGGTTTATAGTCAGATTGGTTTGTCGTTTGATCGGAATACGGTTGATGGACGCAGGCAGGCCTCTCATGCTTTTATGGGTGCTGCTGGCTCGTTTGCCTTTCTTAGAGATAATGCCTCATTGAAAATCTCTGTTGGAAGTTCCACCACCCTTGATTTGTCTGCTGAGTGTGCTGGAATGTTGGAGAAGCTTATGCTTGCTCAGGCTCAGGAGTGTGTCTTTGAAAACACCATTGCAAAAGGAAGCACACCTGGCGTTTGTGCCAAGATCTCTAGGCAG GTTGGGCTGTATTATGAGGAAGCATTGGCTGCACTGAATGTTGCACCTTTAAACCAGCATTTCGATAAGTCTTGGATAATTCATGTGCAGTTGAAAGCAGCTATTTTCTATGCAGAAGCTTGTTATAGGTATGGATTAGAACTGCATGAGAAAGAGGAAATTGCGGAGGAGATATCGCGGCTGAAGAGTGCTGTTAGTGTGCTTACTGAGGCTAAGAAAAACTCTAGGGGTGCTGCAGCGCAGCTTCTTGATGCTATTAACAAGTTAGAGGCTAATATTAACAGGAACCTTGAAAGGGCTGTCAAGGAGAATGATAGAGTTTACTTGATGAGAGTTCCTTCTCATAGTTCATTGGCACCTCTTCCGGCGTTTGCTATGGTGAAATCGATGGTCATGAGTGAGGTTCTGGATGCGAGTAAAGAGAAAATGTTTACAAGTCTTGTTCCTGACAATAGTGCCAAGGCTCTCTCCAGGTACACTGAAATGGTTGATCACATTATAAGAACACAGGCTGAGAAGTTGCAGCAAGCTAGCGAGCTTACCCGAGTTAGGCTTAAGGAGATGGAATTGCCTGATTCTATTCTTGCCTTGGAAGGAAATTTTTCTCTACCAACAAATCTCAAAGAGGATGTCGAGGCTGTGCAGATCAGTGGGGGGCCTGCTGGTTTGGAAGCAGAGTTGCAGCAGCTTAAGGACTTAAGGAGGGTGAATCAAGAACTGTTGGTTCAGACTGAGGAGCTGTTGCAGAAGGAAGCAAGAGAAGATGCTCAATTTAGAAGTCAATTTGGCACCAAATGGACTAGGCCTCAGTCAAGCACTTTGACAAAGAACTTATTGGATAGATTGAATAGGTTTGCAGGTAACTTGAAGCAAGCTGCTGAGAGTGATGCTAGGATCGAGCGTTCAGTTAGAGAACACTCAGCACTCATGGCAATCCTTGATGCCCGTCCC ATTGAATCTGCACTTCCAAGCCTAGCAAGGCCAATTATGTCTTTTGATCAAAATGAAGATGCTATTGTAGGGTCTCTCAAACAAAGCTTG AGGCAACTAGAAACACTAGGAGCTCAAAGGGCTGGTCTTGAAGACATGCTAAGGGAGATGAAAAGAAAG GATGATATATTACCGAAGTTGATGACATCCACCGGTTCTTATGAGGATCTTTTTAAAAAGGAGTTAGCAAAATATGACCATATTTGTGAAGATATAGGTCAAAATATTGAGGCACAAGAGCAACTGTTGCTGCAAATTCAG GCTcaaaatgatgaattttcagTTCTCTTCAATCTTGAAGATTACAAAG CTTCACGTGAAAAATCTTACAAGCAGATTGAAGCTGCCATAGCAAAGTTTCGAGAAATAAAGGACAACATCAATGAAGGGTTAAAATTCTATGTTACCCTGCAG GATGCCATcacaaatgtaaagcagcagagCAATGACTTTGTAATGACGAGGAACATCCAGTGCAGGGAAATGATTGAAGATGTTCAGAGACAAGTAGCTGGTTTGAGTTTCCAGGATAAAAACTCTGGTGGCTTTAACAACAACTACCCTCCAGTGGGAAACCAAAATCAAAGACCAAATACACAAACAGATCCTCGTCACCAAACACCTTATTATCAGCAATCTGAGCAGCCACCAGTTCCTTCCTATGGTCACCCTCCTCCTCCATATGGTTCGTCACACCATCAGCCTCCTCCTCCATACCAAATTCCACCAACAGCAGCTGCCCCATACCCACCTCCTCAAGTCCATCAGCAGCAGCCACCACCAAACCATGATTATGGTCAGCCTGCATATCCCGGATGGCGTGGTCAATACTACAATGCGCACACAcacccacaacaacaacaaccacaacagcCCGGTTCTGGTCCTCGACCTCCTTATACTATTCCATCTCCATATCCTCCACCTCACCAAGGTGGCTATTATAAACCGCAATAG